A section of the Tenrec ecaudatus isolate mTenEca1 chromosome 10, mTenEca1.hap1, whole genome shotgun sequence genome encodes:
- the LOC142459870 gene encoding signal transducer and activator of transcription 5A — protein MAGWIQAQQLQGDALRQMQVLYGQHFPIEVRHYLAQWIESQPWDTIDLDNPQDRAQATQLLEGLVQELQKKAEHQVGEDGFLLKIKLGHYATQLQNTYDRCPMELVRCIRHILYNEQRLVREATNCGSPAGSLADAMSQKHLQINQTFEELRLVTQDTENELKKLQQTQEYFIIQYQESLRLQAQFAQLAQLNPQERLSRETALQQKQVSLEAWLQREAQTLQQYRVELVEKHQKTLQLLRKQQTIILDDELIQWKRRQQLAGNGGPPEGSLDVLQSWCEKLAEIIWQNRQQIRRAEHLCQQLPIPGPVEEMLAEVNATITDIISALVTSTFIIEKQPPQVLKTQTKFAATVRLLVGGKLNVHMNPPQVKATIISEQQAKSLLKNENTRNECSGEILNNCCVMEYHQATGTLSAHFRNMSLKRIKRADRRGAESVTEEKFTVLFESQFSVGSNELELMFQVKTLSLPVVVIVHGSQDHNATATVLWDNAFAEPGRVPFAVPDKVLWPQLCEALNMKFKAEVQSSRGLTKENLVFLAQKLFNHSSSHLEEYSSMSVSWSQFNRENLPGWNYTFWQWFDGVMEVLKKHHKPHWNDGAILGFVNKQQAHDLLINKPDGTFLLRFSDSEIGGITIAWKFDSPDRNLWNLKPFTTRDFSIRSLADRLGDLNYLNYVFPDRPKDEVFSKYYTPVLAKAGDGYVKPLIKQVVPEFVNASADSAGGSATYMDQAPSPAVCPQAHYNLYPQNPDPVLDQDGEIDLDETMDVARHVEELLRRPMDSLGPPLTSQDSFFTAARGSLS, from the exons ATGGCCGGCTGGATCCAGGCCCAGCAGCTGCAGGGAGATGCGCTACGCCAGATGCAGGTCCTCTATGGCCAGCACTTCCCCATCGAGGTCCGCCACTACCTGGCGCAGTGGATCGAGAGCCAGCCATG gGACACCATCGACCTGGACAATCCTCAGGACCGAGCACAGGCCACGCAGCTCCTGGAGGGCCTGGTGCAGGAGCTGCAGAAGAAGGCCGAGCACCAGGTGGGGGAGGATgggtttttgctgaagatcaagctGGGCCACTATGCCACGCAGCTCCAG AACACCTATGACCGCTGCCCCATGGAGCTGGTCCGCTGCATCCGGCACATTCTGTACAATGAGCAGAGGCTGGTCCGAGAAGCCACCAAC TGCGGCTCTCCAGCCGGGAGCCTGGCTGACGCCATGTCCCAGAAGCACCTTCAGATCAACCAGACATTTGAGGAGCTGCGACTGGTCACCCAGGACACAGAGAATGAGCTGAAGAAGCTGCAGCAGACTCAAGAGTACTTCATCATCCAGTACCAGGAGAGCCTGCGGCTGCAGG CTCAGTTTGCCCAGCTGGCCCAGCTGAACCCCCAGGAGCGGCTGAGCCGGGAGACAGCTCTCCAGCAGAAGCAGGTGTCCCTGGAGGCCTGGTTGCAGCGAGAGGCCCAGACCTTGCAGCAGTACCGAGTG GAGCTGGTCGAGAAGCACCAGAAGACCCTGCAGCTGCTGCGGAAGCAGCAGACCATCATCCTGGATGACGAACTTATCCAGTGGAAGCGGCGGCAGCAGCTGGCTGGCAATGGGGGGCCCCCTGAGGGCAGCCTGGATGTGCTGCAATCCTG GTGTGAGAAGCTGGCCGAGATCATCTGGCAGAACCGGCAGCAGATCCGCAGAGCGGAGCACCTGTGCCAACAGCTGCCCATCCCGGGCCCCGTGGAGGAGATGCTGGCCGAGGTCAACGCCACCATCACGGACATCATCTCAGCCCTGGTGACCAG TACGTTCATCATCGAGAAGCAGCCCCCTCAGGTCCTGAAGACCCAGACCAAGTTTGCAGCCACCGTGCGGCTGCTGGTGGGCGGGAAGCTGAATGTGCACATGAACCCGCCCCAGGTGAAGGCCACCATCATCAGCGAGCAGCAGGCCAAGTCTCTGCTCAAGAACGAGAACACCCGCAA CGAGTGCAGCGGGGAGATCTTGAACAACTGCTGCGTAATGGAGTACCACCAAGCCACGGGCACCCTCAGCGCCCACTTCAGAAACATG tcACTAAAGAGAATCAAGCGTGCCGACCGCCGGGGCGCAGAGTCTGTGACGGAGGAGAAGTTCACGGTCCTGTTTGAGTCTCAGTTCAGCGTGGGCAGCAACGAGCTCGAGCTCATGTTCCAGGTGAAG ACCCTGTCCCTTCCTGTGGTTGTCATTGTTCATGGAAGCCAGGACCACAATGCCACGGCCACTGTACTGTGGGACAACGCCTTTGCTGAGCCG GGCAGGGTGCCGTTTGCCGTCCCCGACAAAGTGCTCTGGCCACAGCTGTGTGAGGCGCTCAACATGAAGTTCAAGGCAGAAGTGCAGAGCAGCCGGGGCCTGACCAAGGAGAACCTGGTGTTCCTGGCGCAGAAGCTGTTCAACCACAGCAGCAGCCACCTGGAGGAGTACAGCAGCATGTCCGTGTCCTGGTCCCAGTTCAACAGG GAGAACTTGCCCGGCTGGAACTACACCTTCTGGCAGTGGTTTGATGGCGTCATGGAGGTGCTCAAGAAACATCACAAGCCCCACTGGAACGACGG GGCCATCCTAGGTTTTGTCAACAAGCAGCAGGCCCATGACCTGCTCATCAACAAGCCCGACGGCACCTTCTTGTTGCGCTTCAGCGACTCAGAAATCGGGGGCATCACCATTGCCTGGAAGTTCGACTCTC CGGACCGCAACCTGTGGAACCTGAAACCGTTCACCACCCGGGACTTCTCTATCCGCTCACTGGCAGATCGCCTGGGGGACCTGAACTATCTCAACTACGTGTTCCCCGACCGGCCCAAGGATGAAGTCTTCTCCAAGTACTACACCCCAGTGCTCG CCAAAGCCGGTGACGGATACGTGAAGCCACTGATCAAGCAGGTGGTCCCTGA GTTTGTGAATGCCTCTGCAGACTCCGCTGGGGGCAGCGCCACCTACATGGACCAGGCCCCGTCCCCAGCCGTGTGCCCACAGGCCCACTACAACCTGTACCCACAGAA CCCCGACCCAGTCCTGGACCAGGATGGAGAGATCGACCTGGACGAGACCATGGATGTTGCGAGGCATGTGGAAGAGCTCTTACGCCGACCAATGGACAGTCTGGGGCCGCCCCTGACCTCCCAAGACAGCTTCTTCACCGCCGCCAGGGGCTCCCTCTCCTGA